From Polynucleobacter sp. MWH-Braz-FAM2G, a single genomic window includes:
- the hflX gene encoding GTPase HflX, producing the protein MALYKTGVDAARAVLVGVDTGREDFADSMAELSLLADSAGSIPAASVIARKGRTDPALFIGSGKANELKRVMEEQGAELAIFNHPLSPTQQRNLERHIGFHVMDRTGLILDIFSQRAQSHIGKTQVELAQVRYRMSRLVRAWSHLERQRGGIGVRGGPGETQMELDRRMLATKAKRLENELEKLQRQQRTQRRARNRKDVFSVSLVGYTNAGKSTLFNALTKAGTYAADQLFATLDTTSRKVHLDGVGSIVVSDTVGFIRDLPHQLVEAFRATLDETIHADLILHVIDACSPVAKEQKAEVEAVLEEIGADDIPRIEVMNKIDQMPQTFTRGAVLERDNQGFPSQVFLSAKTGLGLDLLRSALAECSQMTDRIRVEQNRAKKLLAPDEFLEPLPERPDTSEFNPISNRSYFSNDA; encoded by the coding sequence CTGGCTCTGTATAAAACTGGAGTAGATGCTGCTCGCGCTGTTCTAGTTGGAGTAGACACAGGGCGCGAGGATTTCGCGGATAGCATGGCTGAACTCAGCCTCTTGGCTGATAGTGCTGGTTCTATACCTGCAGCTAGCGTTATTGCTCGCAAAGGCAGAACTGATCCCGCTTTGTTTATCGGCTCAGGTAAAGCGAATGAACTTAAGCGAGTGATGGAGGAGCAAGGCGCAGAACTGGCTATCTTCAATCATCCGCTTTCTCCGACCCAACAAAGAAACCTAGAGCGTCATATTGGCTTTCATGTCATGGATCGTACGGGATTGATATTGGATATTTTCAGTCAGAGAGCGCAAAGTCATATTGGTAAGACACAAGTGGAGCTTGCTCAGGTGCGTTATCGCATGTCTCGTTTGGTGAGGGCATGGAGTCACTTAGAGCGTCAACGTGGTGGTATTGGTGTGCGCGGCGGCCCTGGTGAAACGCAAATGGAGTTGGATCGCCGGATGCTGGCGACCAAAGCAAAACGCTTAGAAAATGAGCTAGAAAAGCTTCAGCGTCAGCAAAGAACCCAGAGAAGAGCGCGTAACCGAAAAGATGTGTTTTCAGTCTCTTTGGTCGGATATACCAATGCTGGTAAATCGACTTTGTTTAATGCCCTAACTAAAGCAGGGACTTATGCGGCAGATCAGCTATTTGCGACCCTAGATACCACCTCTAGAAAGGTCCATTTGGATGGGGTTGGCTCAATAGTGGTGTCAGATACCGTTGGATTTATACGGGATTTGCCGCACCAGTTGGTGGAGGCGTTTAGGGCCACTTTGGATGAAACCATCCATGCGGACCTCATATTGCATGTAATAGACGCATGTAGCCCAGTCGCAAAAGAGCAAAAGGCTGAAGTTGAGGCGGTTTTAGAGGAAATTGGGGCTGATGACATCCCCAGAATCGAGGTGATGAACAAGATCGATCAAATGCCTCAAACCTTTACTCGTGGTGCGGTTTTAGAGCGGGATAACCAGGGTTTTCCAAGCCAGGTTTTCCTGTCAGCCAAGACGGGCTTGGGCCTTGATTTACTTCGCTCAGCCCTAGCTGAATGCTCCCAAATGACTGATAGAATAAGGGTCGAGCAAAACCGTGCCAAGAAGTTATTGGCCCCGGATGAGTTTTTAGAGCCTTTACCCGAACGACCAGATACTTCTGAATTTAATCCGATTTCCAACCGAAGCTATTTTTCTAATGATGCGTAA
- the hflK gene encoding FtsH protease activity modulator HflK — protein sequence MMRKFLDLFSVNDPGWGNSHNSGGSKDAKDGQGNDQAPKKDPETNNPVETQPGNRPPIQPTKPDGPPDLDELWRDFNDRISGIFGGNKKPGATGSSSSNPSNKPNSTDIPPPSQRGGGGGGGNGGFSAPNFNFSNPFGSKAGILIAGAVVFFMWICSGFFIIQEGQAGVILTFGKYDYTAKPGINWHMPWPIQSEETVNLSGVRSVEVGRPVLIKATNQKDSSMLTEDENIIDVRFAVQYRLKDPTDYLFNNRDPDMAVVQAAETAVREIVARSKMDTVLYEGREKIGIDLANSIQKILDSYKTGIYVTSVTVQNVQPPEQVQAAFDDAVKAGQDQERLKSEGQAYANDIIPRAKGTAARLIQEAEGYKARVVATAEGDATRFKQILAEYSKAPQVTRDRMYIDSMREMYNNVTKILVDTTKSNSLLYLPLDKIVAQVSAESAQAASAQSNSSGAATPTGSVTVGGATGTNTSSSSSGSSSSPAPAPQTPATNSSLDKRDGFRSRDREAR from the coding sequence ATGATGCGTAAATTTCTCGACCTATTTTCGGTCAATGATCCAGGTTGGGGCAATAGTCACAATTCTGGAGGATCTAAAGATGCCAAAGACGGGCAGGGAAATGATCAAGCTCCAAAAAAGGATCCAGAAACCAATAATCCGGTAGAAACCCAGCCAGGCAATCGTCCGCCCATTCAGCCAACCAAACCTGATGGTCCTCCTGACTTGGATGAGTTGTGGCGTGATTTCAACGACAGAATTTCTGGCATCTTTGGTGGCAATAAAAAGCCAGGCGCAACTGGGTCGTCTTCAAGCAATCCTAGCAACAAACCAAATAGCACAGATATTCCTCCGCCATCGCAACGCGGGGGTGGAGGCGGAGGTGGTAACGGTGGCTTTAGTGCCCCTAACTTCAATTTCAGCAATCCATTTGGGTCAAAGGCAGGCATCCTGATTGCAGGCGCCGTGGTGTTTTTCATGTGGATATGTAGCGGCTTCTTCATCATTCAAGAAGGACAAGCTGGCGTCATTCTGACCTTTGGCAAATACGACTACACCGCTAAACCGGGCATCAACTGGCACATGCCTTGGCCAATTCAGTCTGAAGAGACAGTGAACTTATCTGGTGTACGTTCGGTGGAAGTGGGGCGTCCCGTACTCATCAAGGCAACAAATCAAAAAGATTCCTCCATGCTGACTGAGGATGAAAACATTATTGATGTGCGCTTTGCTGTGCAATACCGCTTAAAAGATCCAACGGATTATTTATTTAATAATCGCGATCCCGATATGGCTGTTGTGCAAGCGGCAGAAACCGCTGTTCGGGAAATTGTTGCCCGCAGCAAAATGGATACCGTGCTGTATGAAGGTCGAGAAAAGATTGGTATTGATTTAGCGAATTCCATTCAGAAGATTTTGGATAGCTATAAAACTGGTATTTATGTGACCAGTGTGACGGTGCAGAATGTCCAGCCACCTGAGCAGGTACAAGCAGCATTTGATGATGCAGTTAAAGCAGGTCAAGACCAGGAACGTTTAAAGAGTGAAGGTCAGGCTTATGCGAATGACATTATTCCGCGTGCTAAGGGAACGGCAGCTCGTTTGATTCAGGAAGCCGAAGGCTATAAAGCGCGTGTAGTCGCCACTGCTGAGGGTGACGCAACACGCTTTAAGCAAATTTTGGCCGAGTACTCCAAGGCTCCGCAAGTAACACGCGATCGCATGTACATCGATAGCATGCGTGAGATGTATAACAATGTCACCAAGATCTTGGTGGACACCACGAAGAGTAATAGTCTTTTATACCTTCCTTTGGATAAGATCGTTGCGCAGGTTAGTGCTGAAAGTGCTCAAGCTGCTAGTGCGCAATCTAACTCATCTGGAGCCGCTACCCCAACAGGTAGTGTGACTGTCGGCGGTGCTACTGGTACAAATACCTCAAGCTCTTCTTCGGGCAGTTCATCTAGCCCAGCGCCTGCACCCCAAACGCCAGCAACAAATAGTTCATTGGATAAGCGAGATGGTTTCCGCAGTCGTGATCGGGAGGCCAGATAA
- the hflC gene encoding protease modulator HflC, translated as MNANRLIAAIIGFVALIYILSSSIFVVDQRKFAVVFSFGQIVRVIENPGIQLKFPAPFESVRFFDRRILTIDNPEAERFITAEKKNLLVDSYVKWRIVDPRKFFISFKGDERLAQDRLTQLVRSALNEEFTKRTVRELISDQREEVMQGIRKKVADDASDIGVEIVDVRLKRVDLLAEISDSVYRRMEAERKRVANELRSTGAAESDKIRANAERQRDTILAEAYRDAQKIKGAGDAKATALYAEAFGRDPQFAQFYQSLEAYRNSFKDKKDVMVVEPNGEFFKFLHKK; from the coding sequence ATGAATGCCAACCGTTTAATTGCTGCGATCATTGGATTTGTCGCGCTCATTTATATTTTGTCATCTAGTATTTTTGTTGTAGACCAGCGTAAGTTTGCTGTGGTGTTTTCTTTTGGGCAGATAGTGCGCGTGATTGAGAACCCTGGTATTCAATTGAAGTTCCCTGCGCCGTTTGAAAGTGTGCGTTTTTTTGATCGTCGTATTCTGACGATTGATAATCCAGAGGCAGAGCGCTTTATTACCGCTGAGAAGAAAAATCTCTTAGTGGATTCTTATGTGAAATGGCGTATTGTCGATCCACGTAAATTCTTTATTAGCTTTAAAGGCGATGAGCGCCTCGCGCAAGATCGTTTAACCCAACTAGTTCGCTCCGCTTTAAACGAAGAGTTCACCAAACGCACTGTTCGTGAGCTGATTTCGGATCAGCGTGAAGAAGTGATGCAAGGTATTCGAAAAAAGGTGGCTGATGACGCATCCGATATCGGTGTTGAAATCGTCGATGTTCGCTTGAAGCGCGTTGACCTCTTAGCGGAGATCAGTGATTCGGTTTATCGCCGCATGGAAGCAGAGCGTAAGCGTGTGGCAAATGAACTCCGCTCCACTGGAGCTGCTGAGTCCGACAAGATTCGTGCCAATGCTGAACGCCAACGCGACACGATTCTGGCTGAAGCTTATCGTGATGCGCAAAAAATCAAAGGCGCTGGTGATGCCAAGGCAACAGCGCTCTATGCCGAGGCGTTTGGACGAGATCCTCAATTTGCCCAGTTCTACCAAAGCCTGGAGGCCTATAGAAATTCGTTTAAGGATAAGAAGGATGTCATGGTCGTTGAGCCTAATGGCGAGTTCTTTAAGTTCCTGCACAAAAAATAA
- a CDS encoding ATP phosphoribosyltransferase regulatory subunit: MNRWLLPEDIADVLPAEARKVESLRRAILDLYQSYGYELVTPPILEFLDSLLTGTGSDLNLQTFKLVDQLSGRTLGLRADITPQVARIDAHLLNRAGVTRLCYAGSVAHARTPVGSSAREELQLGAEIYGCATWEADLEAITLLLKTLSLAGMEKVYLDISHAGILAGILDGQDLDKETIEALYGLLQSKDRPRLSQWAKCLPTTVASALVALTELNGPCTEVLAKAKNDLPKHAMIDQAITDLERLVASAQKLSVNLELSIDLADLRGYQYHSGVMFAAYVDQLPQPIARGGRYDHVGQAFGRPRPATGFSLDLLTLANLSPIKVRQLAILAPWIEDAALNQAIAKLRDAGEVVIQVPAGEDLESAVYECDRELVKQGSSWEVKKK; the protein is encoded by the coding sequence ATGAATCGTTGGTTACTTCCTGAAGATATTGCAGATGTATTGCCTGCTGAGGCTCGCAAGGTAGAGTCTTTGCGCCGTGCTATTTTGGATTTATACCAATCGTATGGTTATGAACTGGTCACACCACCCATTCTAGAATTCCTAGACTCTTTACTGACTGGTACTGGTTCAGATCTCAATCTGCAAACCTTTAAGTTGGTTGATCAACTCTCTGGTCGGACATTGGGCTTGCGCGCTGACATCACACCGCAAGTAGCCCGTATTGATGCTCATCTCTTAAATCGCGCTGGTGTGACACGACTTTGTTATGCCGGTTCTGTTGCTCACGCTCGCACACCTGTTGGAAGTTCGGCACGCGAAGAGTTGCAACTGGGCGCTGAAATTTATGGATGCGCTACTTGGGAAGCGGATTTAGAGGCCATTACTTTATTGTTGAAGACCTTATCTTTGGCTGGGATGGAAAAAGTCTATCTAGACATCTCACATGCTGGTATTTTGGCGGGGATCTTGGATGGCCAAGATCTTGATAAGGAAACCATTGAAGCTTTGTATGGCTTACTCCAAAGCAAAGATCGTCCTCGCTTAAGTCAATGGGCAAAATGCTTGCCAACAACAGTTGCCAGTGCGCTGGTGGCGCTAACTGAGCTCAATGGCCCATGCACAGAAGTATTGGCAAAAGCCAAAAACGATTTGCCTAAGCACGCCATGATCGATCAAGCGATTACGGATCTTGAGCGTTTAGTGGCATCGGCTCAAAAGTTGTCGGTTAACTTGGAATTGAGTATTGATCTAGCGGATTTACGTGGTTATCAGTATCACAGTGGCGTCATGTTTGCTGCTTATGTCGATCAGTTACCTCAGCCCATTGCTAGGGGTGGTCGCTATGATCATGTTGGCCAGGCTTTCGGTCGCCCACGTCCTGCGACAGGTTTCTCCTTGGATCTGCTAACTCTTGCAAATCTATCGCCCATCAAGGTGCGCCAGCTAGCTATTTTGGCGCCTTGGATTGAGGATGCCGCGTTAAACCAGGCAATTGCAAAGTTGCGCGATGCGGGAGAGGTAGTAATACAAGTTCCAGCCGGCGAAGACTTAGAGTCTGCCGTATACGAATGTGATCGAGAGTTGGTTAAACAGGGTAGTTCTTGGGAAGTAAAGAAGAAGTAG